One genomic region from Thermoleptolyngbya sichuanensis A183 encodes:
- a CDS encoding DUF5331 domain-containing protein: MNVQYLRKSLKIAWLTYYRENREWIARLGVWVDCTGQRRPSSGFILGTLSTLEPQLTSLLPLIVDLSNDPDRIILALGLNFNPDDELDELDDDAPKMLPSRTLASETPLDLPETKPASKVPAVRLSSKIDEACTGVGERD, encoded by the coding sequence ATGAACGTTCAATACCTCCGCAAGTCCCTGAAAATCGCCTGGCTCACCTACTATCGTGAAAATCGAGAGTGGATTGCGCGGCTGGGCGTTTGGGTAGACTGTACCGGACAGCGGCGACCCTCCTCTGGATTCATTTTGGGAACGCTCTCGACCCTAGAGCCACAGTTGACGAGCCTGCTGCCGCTGATTGTAGACCTCAGCAACGACCCCGACCGCATCATCCTGGCGCTAGGGCTCAACTTCAACCCCGACGACGAACTCGACGAACTGGACGACGACGCTCCCAAAATGCTCCCCAGCCGCACCCTCGCCTCCGAAACGCCCCTCGACCTGCCCGAAACCAAGCCCGCTAGCAAGGTTCCCGCTGTCCGCCTGTCTTCCAAAATTGACGAAGCCTGTACGGGCGTGGGAGAGCGGGATTAA
- a CDS encoding ferredoxin:protochlorophyllide reductase (ATP-dependent) subunit N, with protein sequence MTLADTQPQALNFDCETGNYHTFCPISCVAWLYQKIEDSFFLVIGTKTCGYFLQNAMGVMIFAEPRYAMAELEEGDISAQLNDYEELKRLCEQIKRDRNPSVIVWIGTCTTEIIKMDLEGLAPKLEAEIGIPIVVARANGLDYAFTQGEDTVLAAMAARCPDKAPVLESEKAERNAVQRLLNFGRKQEDVKAEESEYVDHPPLVLFGSLPDPVVTQLTLELKKQGIRVSGWLPAKRFTELPVIEEGYYVCGVNPFLSRTATTLMRRRKCKLIGAPFPIGPDGTRAWVEKICSVFGIEPKGLEERETKIWEGLEDYVSLLRGKSVFFMGDNLLEISLARFLIRCGMTVPEIGIPYMDKRYQAAELALLEKTCAEMGVPLPRIVEKPDNYNQIQRIYDLNPDLVITGMAHANPLEARGINTKWSVEFTFAQIHGFANARDILELATRPLRRNTSLKDLGWDKLVKEEANV encoded by the coding sequence ATGACCCTCGCCGATACTCAACCCCAAGCGCTGAACTTTGACTGTGAAACGGGCAACTATCATACCTTCTGCCCAATTAGCTGCGTCGCGTGGCTCTATCAAAAAATTGAGGACAGTTTCTTTCTGGTCATCGGCACCAAGACCTGCGGCTATTTCTTGCAAAACGCGATGGGCGTGATGATTTTTGCCGAGCCGCGCTATGCAATGGCAGAACTGGAAGAGGGCGATATTTCTGCCCAGCTAAACGATTACGAAGAGCTAAAGCGGCTGTGTGAACAGATTAAGCGCGATCGCAATCCGTCCGTCATCGTATGGATCGGCACCTGCACCACCGAAATCATCAAAATGGATTTGGAAGGCCTCGCGCCCAAGCTGGAGGCAGAGATCGGCATTCCCATTGTCGTGGCCCGCGCCAACGGACTGGACTACGCCTTTACCCAAGGCGAAGACACCGTGCTGGCGGCAATGGCGGCCCGCTGCCCCGACAAAGCACCCGTGCTGGAGTCCGAAAAAGCCGAGCGCAACGCCGTGCAGCGATTGTTGAACTTTGGCCGCAAGCAGGAAGACGTGAAGGCGGAAGAATCGGAATATGTAGACCATCCGCCGCTGGTGCTGTTCGGCTCCCTGCCCGATCCGGTCGTCACGCAACTGACGCTAGAACTAAAGAAGCAGGGCATCCGGGTTTCTGGCTGGCTACCGGCCAAGCGGTTTACGGAGCTGCCTGTGATCGAAGAAGGCTATTACGTCTGCGGCGTGAACCCGTTCCTGTCTCGCACCGCCACCACGCTGATGCGCCGCCGCAAGTGCAAGCTGATCGGCGCACCCTTCCCCATCGGCCCAGACGGAACCCGCGCCTGGGTGGAGAAAATTTGCTCTGTGTTTGGCATTGAGCCGAAGGGACTGGAAGAGCGCGAAACCAAAATCTGGGAAGGGCTGGAGGATTACGTTTCTCTGCTACGCGGCAAGTCGGTCTTTTTCATGGGGGATAACCTGCTGGAAATTTCCCTGGCCCGCTTCCTGATTCGCTGCGGCATGACTGTCCCCGAAATCGGCATTCCCTATATGGACAAGCGCTACCAGGCGGCGGAACTGGCGCTGCTAGAGAAGACCTGTGCCGAAATGGGCGTGCCGCTGCCCCGCATTGTGGAAAAGCCCGACAACTATAACCAGATTCAGCGGATTTATGACCTGAATCCTGATCTGGTGATCACGGGCATGGCCCACGCCAACCCGCTAGAGGCGCGGGGCATTAATACTAAGTGGTCGGTGGAGTTCACCTTTGCCCAGATTCACGGCTTTGCCAACGCCCGCGACATCCTGGAACTGGCGACCCGCCCGCTGCGCCGAAATACCTCGCTGAAGGATCTGGGCTGGGACAAGCTGGTCAAGGAAGAGGCAAACGTGTAG
- a CDS encoding HepT-like ribonuclease domain-containing protein, producing MRDRSILLELFLEIEEAIRRIERRFIGIDSPGDFLRDDAGLDRLDAIAMMLIAIGENVQRIDKRADRDFFKQQPSIDWEGVKGIRNLLAHNYFNDAEEIYKICSQDIEPLKRAIQKIRSDIF from the coding sequence ATGCGTGATCGATCGATACTCTTGGAGCTATTTCTTGAAATTGAAGAAGCGATCAGAAGAATCGAGCGGCGCTTTATAGGAATCGATTCTCCGGGGGACTTTTTGCGCGATGACGCGGGTTTGGATCGGCTAGATGCAATTGCCATGATGCTCATTGCAATTGGCGAGAATGTTCAAAGAATTGATAAGCGTGCAGATAGAGATTTCTTTAAACAGCAACCGAGCATCGATTGGGAAGGAGTCAAAGGAATTCGGAATCTACTGGCGCACAACTACTTCAATGATGCAGAAGAAATTTACAAAATCTGCTCTCAAGATATTGAGCCGTTGAAGCGGGCAATTCAAAAAATTCGCAGTGATATTTTCTAA
- a CDS encoding nucleotidyltransferase family protein: MTTRSMKPIAKEEVLAQLKALKPELAQRYGVGQIGVFGSVARNEAHEESDIDVVVQMLPDILKRASLKAELEEKFGRDVDVIRYWHGMNQFLKARIDQEAVYA, from the coding sequence ATGACGACCCGCTCAATGAAGCCGATTGCGAAAGAGGAAGTTCTGGCTCAGTTGAAAGCGCTCAAGCCCGAACTCGCTCAACGCTATGGGGTAGGTCAGATTGGGGTCTTTGGCTCTGTCGCCAGAAATGAAGCCCATGAGGAAAGCGATATTGATGTCGTGGTGCAAATGCTGCCCGATATTCTGAAACGCGCCAGCCTAAAGGCAGAGTTGGAAGAAAAATTTGGCAGAGATGTAGACGTGATTCGCTATTGGCACGGCATGAATCAATTCCTCAAAGCCAGGATCGATCAAGAGGCGGTGTATGCGTGA
- a CDS encoding GvpL/GvpF family gas vesicle protein produces MYTYAFVLQSTESIVLPAGISGELMLLYELGVGAVVEPGLDLAMLEQSDERLMRAVLHHDQVIREVFEQVPVLPLRFGTQFVSQEKLLEHLHVNAAGYQATLTRLVGQAEYTLKLSPRSPESSAPSPLATAGTGRDYFLAKKQQFQQQLDRQRQQQAELEAIKGAIAQAYPMLQIDAPRDGVERLHLLLSREAEPALRAQLEEWRSRCPGWHMALSEALPPYHFV; encoded by the coding sequence ATGTACACCTATGCGTTTGTCCTTCAGTCAACCGAGTCGATTGTGCTACCGGCGGGCATTAGCGGCGAGTTGATGCTGCTGTACGAACTGGGGGTGGGCGCGGTCGTGGAGCCGGGGCTGGACTTGGCCATGCTGGAGCAGAGCGACGAGCGGCTGATGCGGGCAGTCTTGCACCATGACCAGGTGATTCGTGAGGTGTTTGAGCAGGTTCCTGTGCTGCCGCTGCGGTTTGGCACGCAGTTTGTGTCGCAGGAAAAGCTGCTGGAGCATCTGCACGTCAATGCGGCTGGCTACCAGGCAACCCTGACGCGGCTGGTGGGGCAGGCTGAATATACGTTAAAACTATCGCCGCGATCGCCCGAATCTTCTGCCCCAAGCCCGCTGGCGACTGCCGGAACCGGACGCGACTATTTTCTAGCAAAAAAACAGCAATTTCAACAGCAGCTTGATCGCCAGCGGCAGCAGCAAGCAGAACTGGAAGCAATTAAAGGGGCGATCGCCCAGGCCTATCCCATGCTCCAGATCGACGCACCCCGCGATGGCGTAGAGCGGCTGCACCTATTGCTCAGTCGAGAGGCGGAGCCTGCGCTGCGGGCGCAACTGGAAGAGTGGCGATCGCGCTGTCCTGGCTGGCACATGGCGCTGAGTGAGGCGCTGCCGCCTTATCACTTTGTGTAG
- a CDS encoding phosphoglucomutase/phosphomannomutase family protein, giving the protein MAGQLSPSAFVQRPISFGTDGWRGMIAADFTFERVMQVAPRAAIALEQTYGEQTQNRLVIVGYDRRFLSPEFAQVAAEALQKAGYDVLLSESFAPTPAFSWAAKQQNALGAVVITASHNPAAYSGLKVKAGFGGSIPPEVTAKIETLLGQELPSVEQPGTLQTFNPWTSYCEGLRAKVDVEKLRQAIATGKLTVFADVMHGAASGGLEQLLGTPIHELNGSADPLFGGGAPEPLPRYLPDLLHQIRTYERRSPDELVVGLVFDGDSDRIAAVDGAGNFLSSQVLIPVLIQHLATHRGFTGEIVKTISGSDLMPLVAKLHNLPVYETAIGYKYIADRMLESQVFLGGEESGGIGYGNHIPERDALLSALYVLEAVVDSGMDLSDQYAALQAKTGFTSAYDRIDLPLASMDVRSRLLNQLKTQPPQAIAGQSVLSILDIDGYKFRLADQSWLLIRFSGTEPVLRLYSEAATPERVQQNLHWAKDWANSISG; this is encoded by the coding sequence ATGGCAGGTCAACTTTCTCCCTCTGCGTTTGTCCAGCGGCCCATTTCCTTTGGGACAGACGGCTGGCGCGGCATGATCGCAGCAGACTTTACCTTTGAGCGGGTGATGCAGGTTGCGCCACGGGCGGCGATCGCCCTAGAGCAGACGTATGGTGAACAAACCCAAAATCGCCTAGTGATTGTGGGCTACGATCGCCGCTTTTTGTCGCCGGAGTTTGCTCAGGTGGCGGCAGAGGCGCTACAAAAAGCGGGCTATGACGTATTGCTGTCGGAATCCTTTGCGCCAACGCCGGCCTTTAGCTGGGCGGCAAAGCAGCAAAACGCCCTGGGGGCCGTGGTGATTACTGCCAGCCATAATCCTGCGGCCTATTCGGGACTGAAGGTGAAGGCAGGCTTTGGCGGGTCGATTCCGCCGGAGGTGACGGCAAAGATTGAGACGCTGCTGGGACAGGAACTTCCCTCCGTAGAGCAGCCGGGGACGCTGCAAACCTTTAACCCGTGGACGAGCTATTGCGAAGGGCTGCGGGCCAAGGTGGATGTGGAAAAACTGCGGCAGGCGATCGCCACGGGCAAGCTCACCGTGTTTGCCGATGTGATGCACGGTGCAGCGTCGGGCGGGCTAGAGCAGCTTTTGGGCACGCCCATTCATGAGCTAAACGGCAGCGCAGATCCACTGTTTGGCGGCGGCGCACCAGAACCCCTGCCCCGCTACTTGCCCGACCTGCTCCACCAAATCCGAACCTATGAGCGGCGATCGCCCGATGAGCTAGTGGTGGGGCTGGTGTTTGATGGAGACAGCGATCGCATTGCCGCCGTCGATGGCGCAGGCAATTTCCTGAGTTCTCAAGTGCTGATTCCGGTGCTGATTCAGCACCTCGCTACCCATCGCGGCTTCACAGGTGAAATCGTCAAAACCATCAGTGGCTCGGATCTGATGCCCCTGGTTGCCAAGCTGCACAACCTGCCCGTCTATGAAACTGCGATTGGCTACAAATACATCGCCGACCGCATGTTGGAAAGTCAGGTTTTTCTGGGTGGCGAAGAATCCGGCGGCATCGGCTACGGCAACCACATTCCCGAACGCGACGCGCTGCTGTCGGCCCTGTATGTGCTGGAAGCCGTCGTAGACAGCGGCATGGATCTGAGCGACCAATACGCCGCGCTGCAAGCCAAAACGGGCTTTACCTCTGCCTACGACCGCATTGACCTGCCCCTGGCCAGCATGGACGTGCGATCGCGCTTGTTGAACCAGCTCAAGACCCAGCCCCCCCAGGCGATCGCCGGACAGTCGGTGCTGAGCATCCTGGATATCGACGGCTACAAGTTTCGTCTGGCAGATCAAAGCTGGCTGCTGATCCGCTTTAGCGGCACAGAACCCGTGTTACGCCTCTATTCGGAAGCCGCTACCCCAGAGCGTGTGCAGCAAAACTTGCACTGGGCCAAGGACTGGGCCAACTCTATTTCCGGTTAA
- a CDS encoding cell division protein SepF, translating into MSIFSKLRDFVGLNDPADYEYEYDEMDGQEYQNLYQEENVQPLVEEEPRRRRMRDRPLMTTDVGSGMSNVIGMPGVNGMSEVVVMEPRTFEEMPQAIRALRERKSVVLNLTIMDPDQAQRAVDFLAGGTYAIDGHQERIGESIFLFTPNCVQVSTQLNPPADIPLQQPMRPGRPMTSPAPTWGADPQARMA; encoded by the coding sequence GTGAGCATTTTTTCTAAGCTGCGTGACTTTGTGGGCCTGAATGATCCGGCCGACTATGAATATGAGTACGACGAAATGGACGGACAGGAATATCAGAATCTCTATCAAGAAGAGAACGTCCAGCCGCTCGTCGAAGAAGAACCGCGCCGTCGCCGGATGCGCGATCGCCCGCTGATGACCACTGATGTTGGCTCCGGTATGAGCAACGTGATTGGAATGCCCGGTGTAAACGGCATGTCTGAAGTCGTGGTTATGGAACCCCGTACCTTTGAAGAAATGCCCCAGGCAATTCGCGCCCTGCGGGAGCGCAAGTCTGTCGTGCTAAACCTGACCATCATGGACCCCGATCAGGCACAGCGAGCGGTCGATTTTTTGGCCGGCGGCACCTATGCGATCGACGGCCACCAGGAGCGAATCGGCGAGAGCATTTTCCTGTTTACGCCCAACTGCGTCCAGGTCAGCACCCAGCTCAACCCGCCTGCGGACATCCCGCTCCAGCAGCCCATGCGTCCCGGTCGCCCGATGACCTCCCCCGCTCCGACCTGGGGCGCAGATCCGCAAGCTCGTATGGCTTAA
- the proC gene encoding pyrroline-5-carboxylate reductase, protein MAEALLSRLLDQGVCASDEVTVGEPAAARREYLAEEYGVQVTAENADAMQHADVLLLSIKPQVFDSVVQALPMTSSSMLVLSILAGVPLHKLEAGFPNCPVVRAMPNTPATVGAGMTAIAPGRHTQPSHLAQARQIFQAVGEVVDVPESLMDAVTGLSGSGPGYVALIVEALSDGGVAAGLPRAIATQLAIQTVRGTAQLLAETGLHPGELKDRVTSPGGTTIAGIAALEQAGLRAALIEAVKAAAGRSRELGG, encoded by the coding sequence ATGGCAGAGGCTCTGCTGTCTCGCCTGCTAGATCAGGGCGTGTGCGCGTCGGATGAGGTGACGGTTGGGGAACCTGCGGCGGCACGGCGCGAGTATTTGGCAGAAGAATACGGTGTGCAGGTGACGGCGGAGAATGCCGATGCAATGCAACACGCCGACGTATTGCTGCTGTCAATCAAGCCGCAGGTCTTTGACTCTGTGGTTCAGGCGCTCCCCATGACCTCGTCGTCGATGCTGGTGCTGTCGATCTTGGCAGGGGTTCCGCTGCATAAACTGGAGGCTGGCTTTCCCAATTGCCCCGTTGTGCGAGCCATGCCAAACACGCCGGCCACCGTGGGCGCAGGGATGACGGCGATCGCCCCAGGTCGGCACACCCAGCCCAGCCACTTGGCGCAGGCTCGACAAATCTTTCAGGCCGTGGGCGAAGTCGTAGACGTGCCTGAGTCGCTGATGGATGCCGTCACGGGGCTGTCTGGGTCTGGCCCGGGCTATGTGGCGCTGATTGTAGAAGCGCTGAGCGATGGCGGCGTGGCGGCTGGTCTGCCCAGGGCGATCGCCACTCAGCTTGCCATCCAGACCGTGCGCGGCACAGCCCAACTCCTGGCGGAAACCGGCCTCCACCCTGGCGAATTGAAGGATCGCGTCACCAGCCCCGGCGGGACGACCATTGCAGGCATCGCTGCCTTAGAACAAGCCGGGCTCCGCGCTGCCCTGATCGAAGCGGTCAAAGCCGCCGCCGGGCGATCGCGCGAATTAGGCGGCTAG